The Micrococcales bacterium genome segment CTCGTTTTCCAACCTTGGCGCCGGTATGGCGCTCGACGCTGCCAAGCTTGTCTTCTTCTCGTGGCGGTCGATTATCGCCATCGCCCTATTCGCGGCGGTGATCGTGGCAATGCGCTACACCCGTTTTGGGCGCGAAGTTAGGGCTGTGGGCGGCGACCGCCGGGCCAGCCGCATCGTTGGGGTCGAGGTCGACCGGGTCCTGATCAGCGTCTTCGTCATTTCTGGGTTGTGTTCCGCCGTCGGTGGCTCGCTCCTGGCATACTCACTAGCCACGGCCATGCCCAACCCCGGCCTGACTCCCTTGACCTTTGCCGTAACGGCCGTCCTGATTGGCGGGGTCAGCCTGGTTGGCGGCTCCGGCTCAGCCTTGGGCGTGGCGCTCGGTGCGTTCACGCTGAGCCTGCTGAAAGAGCTCTTCTCCGTTATGGCAGCGCCGGACTACTACGAGGCGATTGTCCGCGGCGCGCTGCTGGTCGTGGCCACTATTATCGCCGCCCCCGCCCTGGTCTCCTGGTGGAAATCAGTGCGAGCACCACGGGTTGGCCGCCAGCCGCTGGGCTCGGCCAAGCTCTAGC includes the following:
- a CDS encoding ABC transporter permease — encoded protein: MSASTDTASSSPARRAPLARRVRMLMPYVLLAIMLVAFFTLPRLTGRSATSFNIYNSLQVWASVGLLALGVGLTMIAGEFDLGSLGVYAVSGMIAVKVGEHGALLGILAAIGVGLLVGLVQGVLVARLRINSMPVTLGFFIALLGTTQALSNSMSVSFSNLGAGMALDAAKLVFFSWRSIIAIALFAAVIVAMRYTRFGREVRAVGGDRRASRIVGVEVDRVLISVFVISGLCSAVGGSLLAYSLATAMPNPGLTPLTFAVTAVLIGGVSLVGGSGSALGVALGAFTLSLLKELFSVMAAPDYYEAIVRGALLVVATIIAAPALVSWWKSVRAPRVGRQPLGSAKL